The genomic DNA CCGTCGATCTCCAACACGGGAATCTGGCCGAAGGGTTGCCGCGCCAGATGCTCCGGCTTGCCTTGGCCACCCATCTCGACATGGGCCATCTCGTAGCCCAACCCGGCCTCCAGCAGGGCCCAGCGCACCCGGAAGTCGCGCACCTGACCCTTGGCGAAGTCGGGCACCCACTCATAGCCCCAGACGGTCAGCTTGCTGTCTTTCATGATGCCCTCCGCGCTTGATGTGTTGATATCAACATGGAACGTGAAGGAGGGCAAGCCCGCCAGCACATGCCGGCGGGCTTGGGCTTCAGTAGCCGACAGTGGCGGCGTCTACCCGGCGGGGGTCGGAAGCGCCGAAGAGCAGCCCGCTCTCCTTGTCGACCATGATCGATTGGGTCGAGCCCATCACCGTTTTGCGCGCCACCTTGTGACCCTTCTGTTCAAGGATCGCGATGGTGTCGGGGCTGATGCCTTCTTCGATGCGGATCTCGTCGGGCAGCCATTGGTGGTGGATGCGGGGGGCGGTGGAGGCTTCGGCGATGTTCATGCCGTGGTCGATCACGTTCATGATGACCTGCAAGGTGGTGGTGATGATGCGGCTGCCACCCGGGCTACCCGTCACCATGAACACCTCGCCATCTTTCATCACCAGCGTCGGGCTCATCGACGACAGCGGGCGTTTGCCGCCCTCCACCGCGTTGGCATCCCCGCCGATCAGCCCGTAGGCATTGGGCACGCCGGGCTTGGCGGCGAAGTCGTCCATTTCGTTGTTCATCAACACGCCGGTGCCCTCGGCCACCATTCCCGAGCCGTAGGAGAAGTTGATGGTGTAGGTGTTGGACACCGCGTTGCCGTCCTTGTCGACAATCGAGAAATGGGTGGTCTCGTTGCTTTCGTAGGGCGCGAGATTACCCGGCTTGATGGTGCTGGAGGGTGTGGCCACGTTGCGGCTGATCTCGCCCCGGATGGCTGCGGCGTAGTCCTTTGAGGTGATTTCGGCCAGCGGCACATCGACGTAGTCGCTATCACCCAGATACTCGGAACGGTCGGCGTAGGCGCGCTTCATCGCCTCGGCCATCAGGTGGATCGTCTCCGCCGAGTTATGGCCGAGGAAGCCTACCGGATACTCCTCCAGCACGTTGAGGATCTGCACGATATGCGCCCCGCCAGACGACGGCGGCGGCATCGAGACGATCTCGTAGCCACGGTAGCTGCCGGTGACGGGCTCGCGCAGCACCGCCTTGTAGTTCGCCATGTCCTCGGGTGTGATCCGCCCGCCCGCGTCCATCACCGCCTTGCTGATCGCCTCGGCCACCGCGCCCTCGTAAAAGCCTGCTGGCCCCTCGTCGGCGATCTTCTGAAGTGTCTGCGCCAGATCGGCCTGCACCAGCCGCTCACCGGGCTCGTAAAAAGCGCCGCCTTCCTTGTAGAAGATCGCCTCGGAGGAGGGATGCGCCTTAAGCCGCTTTTCGAGCCCCTTCAGGCTGTCGGCAAGGCCCGGTGTCACGTCGATCCCGTCGCGGGCGAGCGCGATGGCAGGGGCGACGACCTCGGCCATCGTCATGGTCCCGTACTCCTCCAGCGCCATCTGCATGCCCGCAACGGTGCCGGGCACGCCGGTGGCCAGCCCGGTGAAGCGGCTGAGGTTGCTATCGGCATTGCCCTCGGCGTCCAGAAACATGTCGCGGTCGGCGCTCGCGGGCGCCATCTCGCGGTAATCAATCGCCTTGGTCTCACCACTCTCTGCGTCATGCACGATCATGAAGCCGCCGCCGCCAAGGTTGCCCGCGCGGGGCAGGGTGACGGCCAGGGCGAAGGCCACGGCCACGCCCGCATCCACCGCGTTGCCGCCGGCCTGCAAGATGTCGAGCCCGACCTGCGCGGCCACCGCCTCCTGCGCCGAGACCATGCCGTTTTGCGCGTAGACCGGATGAATCCGGTCGTCGCCCGAGAAGATCGCCGCTTCCTGCGCCACCCCCGGCGCGGCGACAAGCGAAAGGGCCAGTGCCCCCGCGATGACTGGTTTCATGTCTCTCTCCCTGTTGTTGTGAGGTTCGTGCTCGCAAACCTGTGATGTGGCGCGCCAGAAGCAAGTCGCTCGGCAGCTTTTCGCCCATGGGTTGCGTATCACCGCGAAACCTCCGTGCCAGACCTCTCACACCGCCGAAACGCGCGTCCCCAATCTTGCGGCAGCGTCAAAACGCCCTCCTTTTCCTTGGGGGGAGGGTCTTTTAATTCCAAGTTTTGAATGTATCTATTCCCCAAGACCAAACGTCAGGAGGACACCATGGCCTTGCGCATCAACGAT from Oceanicola sp. D3 includes the following:
- the ggt gene encoding gamma-glutamyltransferase, whose translation is MKPVIAGALALSLVAAPGVAQEAAIFSGDDRIHPVYAQNGMVSAQEAVAAQVGLDILQAGGNAVDAGVAVAFALAVTLPRAGNLGGGGFMIVHDAESGETKAIDYREMAPASADRDMFLDAEGNADSNLSRFTGLATGVPGTVAGMQMALEEYGTMTMAEVVAPAIALARDGIDVTPGLADSLKGLEKRLKAHPSSEAIFYKEGGAFYEPGERLVQADLAQTLQKIADEGPAGFYEGAVAEAISKAVMDAGGRITPEDMANYKAVLREPVTGSYRGYEIVSMPPPSSGGAHIVQILNVLEEYPVGFLGHNSAETIHLMAEAMKRAYADRSEYLGDSDYVDVPLAEITSKDYAAAIRGEISRNVATPSSTIKPGNLAPYESNETTHFSIVDKDGNAVSNTYTINFSYGSGMVAEGTGVLMNNEMDDFAAKPGVPNAYGLIGGDANAVEGGKRPLSSMSPTLVMKDGEVFMVTGSPGGSRIITTTLQVIMNVIDHGMNIAEASTAPRIHHQWLPDEIRIEEGISPDTIAILEQKGHKVARKTVMGSTQSIMVDKESGLLFGASDPRRVDAATVGY